The genomic window TTCACTTATTGCAAAGTGTTAAAACCGATAACAATATAAAAcatctcaaaaatttatttccataTGTTTTCGACGAGAGTCTTGGGTTGTGTACGAAAGCAAAAGCACATCTGGCTATCAAGCCAAACCAGCAACCGATTTTTCGACCTAAACAACCAGTCACTTACGCCATACAAGGACTAGTTGAAGCGGAACTCCAACGGCTTCAAGACATAAATGTCATCACACCAGTCAATAATTCAGACTGGGCTGTGCCCATCGTGGTAACCAGGAAAGCAAATGGAAGCGTACGATTATGCGGCGATTTTTCAACAGGGCTTAACAACGCGTTAGAAATGCATCAGTATCCACTACCATTACCGGATGATCTATTCGCACGGTTAGCTAAAGCGAAGGTTTTCAGCCACATCGATCTTTCAGACGCATTTCTACAAGTTGAAGTCGACGATGATTCTAAACATCTACTCACTATAAATACGCATTTAGGACTTTTTCGATACAATCGAATGGTATTCGGTGTTAAATCGTTTCCGACAATATTCCAGCAAATTATGGACAAAATGTTAGCGGGACTGAATGGAGTAGCGGCATACATCGACGACATTTTCGTAGCAGGTGTAAGTCAAGACGATCACGATAGAAAATTACACAATGTATTGAAACGCATACAAGAGTTCGGATTCAAACTTAAGTTCGATAAATGCAAATTTTatgcaaatcaaataaaatacctTGGGTTTATTATAAATGAAGAGGGCATACAGCCAGATCCAGCACGCATATCAGCTATAACACAGATGCCCGAACCAAACAATTTATCGGAATTACGATCATTTTTAGGTGCAATCAATTTTTATGGTAAATTTATAAAGCACTTACGTACCTATCGAGGACCTTTAGATAGTCTCCTGAAGGCAAACGTTAAATGGGTATGGACACAAAAACACCGCGACTGTTTTAACCAGCTCAAAAGTATTTTATCTTCGAATCTTTTGACACATTTTGACCCAAAACTGGACATAATTGTGGCGGCAGACGCATCAAACTACGGCCTCGGAGCATGTATCTTACACGAGTATCCCGATGGTTCAGTAAAGGCAATATGCCATGCGTCACGATCGCTAACTGAAGCAGAGAGAGCGTACAGCCAAATCGAAAAAGAGGGTCTCGCTATAGTTTTTGCGCTCACCAAATTCCATAAAATGATTTTTGGACGCAAATTCAAACTACAAACGGATCACAAACCTTTACTGGCTATCTTCGGTAACAAAAAAGGTATCGCTGTACATCAAGCGAACAGATTGCAGCGATGGGCAATAAAACTATTAGCTTATGACTTCGACATAAGCTACGTATCCACAAACAACTTTGGTCACGCAGACGTTTTATCCCGGCTAATGAATAAAAATATTACACCGTCAGAAGATTATGTCATAGCTTCAATCCGCCTGGAAAATGAAGTTCGCCAAATACTTTCAGATTCTATGGCAAAGTTACCCATTACTCATAAAATGGTTTCGTATGAGTCGCTCAAAGACTCAACACTACAAACAGTCATGGATTTTGTAAACGACGGTTGGCCAAATACTATAGAAGGCACGGatgaattaaaaaattgttttatcgTAAAGACAATCTCAGCGTGGTTGAAGGATGCCTGATGTTTGGAAACCGTATAGTCGTACCAGCAAAACTGCGAAGGAGAGTGTTGAAACAAATACATAAAGGACACCCAGGCATCGAACGCACAAAATCGGTAGCGAGAAGTTTCGTGTACTGGCCCAATATCGATGATGATATTGTCTCCCTGGTACGAAACTACAGCAGGTGTGCATCAGCAGCAAAACGACCGACTAAGACACTTCTAAAGGCATGGCCTACTCCTTCAGAAGCTTGGGAACGACTACATGTTGACTACGCAGGTCCATTAGATAATAACTACTTTCTCATCATTGTAGACGCGTACTCAAAGTGGCCTAAGATAATTCAAACAACAAGCATTTCTAGCACCAAAACAATCGAAATGCTGAATGAAGTTTTCTGTAGACTGGGCATACCAAAATGCATCGTTTCGGACAACGGATCGCAATTTGTAAGCACGCAATTTGAAAGATTCCTGGAAACAAATGGAATCGAACATCTTCGATCCAGCCCGTATTATCCTATGTCCAACGGACAAGCGGAGCGATTCGTGGACACATTTAAAAGagcgttaaagaaattaaaaggagAGGGAAATACAGTCCAAAATTTACAATCATTTCTCCAGGTTTACCGATCGACCCGAACAAAAACACACCAAACCAGACATCACCAGCTGAGGCTTTATTCGGTCGCAACATACGAATTCCGTTAAACCTGATATTGCCCAGCAATTCCAAACAAGCTGGACCGCAAACaagcatacaaaaacaaaatatgcaaaagcaaTTTAATAAGAAACATGGTGCTAAACATTCTGATTTTGTACCACAGCAACCGGTTTACGTCACAATACAtcatcataacaagtttgagtagGAGCCCGCCCAAATCATAGAAAGAGTTGGTACGGTCATGTACAACTTGAGATTGAGCAACGGAAGAGTTATCCGTGCACATGCAAACCAAATCCGCAAACGGGGAAATGAAGATATACCTTCAGAAGAGCCGACGAATAAGTGCTCACTAGCGGAAGCATTTGGGTTATACGAGGACGAACCACATAAAGATGGTGGTGCAACGGATTCTAACGAAAATGCAGTGAATGCAACAGAAAGGCAAAGGCAACCACTACCTACACCCTCTACTGGGGTCGATTCACTCTCAAGCGCAACACCTAGAAGGACCGGCCGTCTACGTAAACCTGTGCAGAGATACTCACCGAACTGAGAAGCCTCTTAGAAGGAAATCATCACTCAACAGGGGAGGTGTTGGATACAAATACAACCCTGCAAGTTATCATACTATCATATACACACATGAACACTGAACGTTTTTGACAGTTGAAAGAATGTTGGTCGAGAACGCGTTTTGCACATCTTTTATATCATAACCTTTATActtttcattttttataattattgtaATTAGTTAACTTAATAAAGTGTGAATTGAATTCCAAATGGTAGAAACACAACACAAATATCTCCGGGCAGAGATAAAATTtctcttttccgccttcggattattgttctcgaaattaatacgcgtcttttgatacctcactcgaaaatcttggcccaactttagggtgggtaccgtaaactacACTATTacctgattttcattcatacgtatgtacatttttaaataataaaataatgttatattattctaatagatagcatctccacCGGGTTGCTatgcagctcagaatatgccaaaatcaggggaaatctacaattaaatgcagattcacgtgtcatttgccaaggatacaaggtactttaccaccaacatgctttggaatacggtaccaaactggttggatgtatttccctaaaaaaggggggaactacgcatcttggtttgctagtatttgcttcggtaatttatattgatttgtattgattaaaaattgcaatagtagataatagggggactcatgtaaccgtataaatgccttataaagtgtgtaaacgtataaatttatctagtttacgcacgagctgtcaaattttgtatgaaaaatcatttacacgatttgtataaatttacgcgcacattttacCGTGTAAACgtgataaactcaaaggaatgcaaccttgcagacataacAGCTGATAAAAACTATTTGCGTTTGCTAAAAAGTTAATTCAAGCAATGGAGGAGGTAAAATAAACAAttcttttgtaatttttccatttttatatataatctattgtatttcagaacacaaaacaaaaatccaaACGAAGAAGAGTAAATCCATCACACCGATGGACAGAATCAGAAAATATGGATTTAATTGAAGCAGTTGCTGACGCAACTAGAGGCCGGCCGGAGTCTTTTGAGGTATGTATACAATTGTTTTGAGTGCATTAATTGCTGATAACTTAAAGTAATCTGTTTAAAGTTTAACATATGCGGTAGTCGAATTAACCTGCCCAATATTGCTGCCACCAGCTCGACTAACTTTCAATTTAGCTGCAATATTTACCAGCCTTGGCCAGGAGCAATGTGTCGCATATttctttacatatttatatgtgatTGTTTATTGCGTATTTTATGCCAACTTGCACTGACCCAGCGTTGCTGTTACATGTTTCAACTAAATATCGCCGTTCAGGCTGGGACAGTctgttgtatacatatgtacatgtgcatAATTGTGGCCGTATGTATGTACGTTGATTTTGTGATTCTTTTACTAGGATTCTATGGTCTACCTACTTTGGCAAAATGATGTAAATACTTATATTCAAATATTTTGCTATTTCAGAAGCCGACAGCCGAACGCTTCTACACAAGAATAAAATCAATGGCAAGCAGTCTAAGACAAATAGAATGGATGTCATTAAAATGCAAAATGAGATACCTCAAGGCATCGTACGTGTCTGCTCTCGATTGGAAGAACAAGACGGGGTCTGGTTTGTTGGCCAGTGGTGACGAGTCTAGTGTGACagcatacatacaaaaaatatgccCAAATTTCGATATGCTTGCTGATATATTTGGGCAGCGCAAAAATGTAAGCCCGCCGTTTATTTTCGACAGCCAAATTGATACGCAAATGACAATCGACCATTCCTACTTAATTTCCTATGTCACGGACACAGAACCAGAACAGGACTACGTCTTTGAGCCTGTCGCCAGAAGCCAAACTAGTACTCCTGAGCCTCTTTGTCTTCAAAGTAGTGTTGATTTAACGCAACACAAGCAGAACAGAATGTGTAATGCAAAACCGGTCAATACACAACATAGCACTTTTGAGCATAAATTGCCACAAACCAGAACGTTATCACCGATTCAACAACGAAAAAACAAACGGAAAAAAATGCCTACTACTAACACCTTTAACGACCTTCTTCTTATTCAAGAAAAAAAACTGGAGTTAGAAGTTCAAAAACTAGAGCTTGAGAGGGAAagggaaaaaaataaagtacaacTAAAAGAGCTtgaattaaaaaatcaaattgaattAAGAAAGATGGAACTTTAAATACAAAAAGAAGAGAAAttacaaattgaaaaattaaaattagaaaGTCAGGAAAGATTGAAGAagtatgaaattgattgtaagcTTAAGTAGTTTCATTCTTGTATTTTAACCAAGCAGACGGACACACTGCTTATTGTCATAGTGAAGCCCATCGAGAAAAAGTTTAGCTATGATACTATGATGGCATAGTTGGGAACAATGCATTAGATTTAAATTTCCACTACCACTAAATTTTTTCATGGTAATGAAAACAATTTGGACTACTACTTAATTTTTTaatggtaaaaaatttaatgctGGTAGAGAACGTTACACTAAAATTATAATGGTagtggaaaatttaatttaaatcaaaaaatttagtgGTAGTAGAAATTAAAACCTAATGCATTTTGTTCAACTATGAATAAAAGTAATTTTCTGACAGCTAGATTCACGACTATTAATTTACCTGCTTTGTTGAACAAAAAATATGTTAGTAAAatgattttgtttgtttttttagggtaatataaatttttagaaaatgaaTTACTTAATTATATTTAATCAGATATTAATGGCAACAACTCTGCCTATATCAGCACTTTTTAAAGAAACTAAAAATTTCAGTGCAATCgtatttttgtttaatgaaatttcACATTTTCAgttctttaatttaaaattttttattacaaaataaaagcGAATTCAAATgcaatgaattttaaaaattaataaatatgaaTAATTACAAAATGGATTGTGGAGTTTTCCAAACATATAGCAAAAATTAATGTGTGTGTGTGATTTTGTAGAGAGAGTGAGgggaatagaaataaaaattagaacaggaataggaataaggATAGGATAAGAAACAGAGGCAGTGGAAAAGACGGAGAAAAATTGGTGGGAGGATGAAAATTGGGGAGATGAAGAGGAAGAAGAACAAGAGAGTAAGTGGAAGGAATAAAAAGGAAGAAGAGAGATTGGTATGGTTATAGGTGTAGAGAGAGGGATAAGGATAGAAATGTGTAGTTCTGTTAATGTGATGCGTGCATAAAAGTTAGAATAGCACGCCGTTTTGCTTCACCCTCGCTGCTAGACCAATTTGGTGTTTCAGGCCCCTCTTCATCCTCGCCACCAATATCACCCTCAGTTATGTCGGTTATGTCAATGTTATCGTCTTTTTGCTGTATGACAATGTTGTGTAGAATTGCACATACTAGTATCCACCTACAAGCAAATTTAACCGACTGATCATTTCGTATCGTAACTCTGAGCTCTTTTAAACTGTTAAAGCGCTCCTTCAATATACCATAACAATGCTCAATTCTTATTCGATATTGGCTAAATTGGCGGTTAAATGCATTTCGCTCATGCGAAGTCATTTCTGTAGAGGTGGATCTGTAGGGGGTTATAACAGTACTTGTTAATTTATAAGCACTGTCGCCTGCCAGCCATTGTGCACCTGTAAACAAGCTTGAAGCTTGGGTCACTAAACTACAATTGTTATATATTCTGGCATCGTGGACGCTTCCAGGGAAGCCGAGGACCAAATGACGGATTCGTAGCTTATAGTCGCACACAGCCTGCGCTTTCAATGAATACACATGCTTCCTAAAAAAGTAAGCTTCCGGATCGTCAAGCGGTTTCTCGGCTAACTTTATTTCAGTGCCATCAACATAGCCAATACAGTGGGGCAACTCGTCAAAAGTTTCAGCTACTAAACTTTGACGCTCAGCACTGTCTGGCCAGTACACAAACTGCTGTCTCACCTTCAAAATGGCTTGAAATATTCTGTTCGTCATGTTCTGTATAAAGATTtggtattaattattatttttcaaaaaaaaattttaagttctaCCTGTATTGCTCCGCCATCGCTAACACCAAACAAACTCGCAATTTTGCTTATCGTGGCACCCTCTCCACTTGAGCCCAGGCGATATAAAACAACTAAAAGTTGCGTTTCTAGCGAGAACTGCTTGCAAGAGCGCGGACCGTTGAATATTTCGTCGTCCTTGATCAAGTCATACAACACTTGGAACGTTGAGCGGCTAACTCGAGCAATTGTTCGAAACCTTCTTTCATCTAAGTCAGGCCATACGTCTTGCAAAAACTGGTGAGATTTAGGGACGGAATGGTGAACAAAGTCACACCCATACCTTATCTCAGTGA from Eurosta solidaginis isolate ZX-2024a chromosome 3, ASM4086904v1, whole genome shotgun sequence includes these protein-coding regions:
- the LOC137246459 gene encoding putative nuclease HARBI1 isoform X2; protein product: MPRLSEKLKLKRLYKDILVNDLLMLEISDENGENKKRKEDEIWEDFTFAMVAFTEIRYGCDFVHHSVPKSHQFLQDVWPDLDERRFRTIARVSRSTFQVLYDLIKDDEIFNGPRSCKQFSLETQLLVVLYRLGSSGEGATISKIASLFGVSDGGAIQNMTNRIFQAILKVRQQFVYWPDSAERQSLVAETFDELPHCIGYVDGTEIKLAEKPLDDPEAYFFRKHVYSLKAQAVCDYKLRIRHLVLGFPGSVHDARIYNNCSLVTQASSLFTGAQWLAGDSAYKLTSTVITPYRSTSTEMTSHERNAFNRQFSQYRIRIEHCYGILKERFNSLKELRVTIRNDQSVKFACRWILVCAILHNIVIQQKDDNIDITDITEGDIGGEDEEGPETPNWSSSEGEAKRRAILTFMHASH
- the LOC137246459 gene encoding putative nuclease HARBI1 isoform X1 gives rise to the protein MPRLSEKLKLKRLYKDILVNDLLMLEISDENGGNICAFGQMACVKTIFIAENKKRKEDEIWEDFTFAMVAFTEIRYGCDFVHHSVPKSHQFLQDVWPDLDERRFRTIARVSRSTFQVLYDLIKDDEIFNGPRSCKQFSLETQLLVVLYRLGSSGEGATISKIASLFGVSDGGAIQNMTNRIFQAILKVRQQFVYWPDSAERQSLVAETFDELPHCIGYVDGTEIKLAEKPLDDPEAYFFRKHVYSLKAQAVCDYKLRIRHLVLGFPGSVHDARIYNNCSLVTQASSLFTGAQWLAGDSAYKLTSTVITPYRSTSTEMTSHERNAFNRQFSQYRIRIEHCYGILKERFNSLKELRVTIRNDQSVKFACRWILVCAILHNIVIQQKDDNIDITDITEGDIGGEDEEGPETPNWSSSEGEAKRRAILTFMHASH
- the LOC137246460 gene encoding uncharacterized protein isoform X1 produces the protein MEENTKQKSKRRRVNPSHRWTESENMDLIEAVADATRGRPESFEKPTAERFYTRIKSMASSLRQIEWMSLKCKMRYLKASYVSALDWKNKTGSGLLASGDESSVTAYIQKICPNFDMLADIFGQRKNVSPPFIFDSQIDTQMTIDHSYLISYVTDTEPEQDYVFEPVARSQTSTPEPLCLQSSVDLTQHKQNRMCNAKPVNTQHSTFEHKLPQTRTLSPIQQRKNKRKKMPTTNTFNDLLLIQEKKLELEVQKLELEREREKNKVQLKELELKNQIELRKMEL
- the LOC137246460 gene encoding uncharacterized protein isoform X2 translates to MEENTKQKSKRRRVNPSHRWTESENMDLIEAVADATRGRPESFEFNICGSRINLPNIAATSSTNFQFSCNIYQPWPGAMCRIFLYIFICDCLLRILCQLALTQRCCYMFQLNIAVQAGTVCCIHMYMCIIVAVCISRQPNASTQE